In Persicimonas caeni, a single window of DNA contains:
- a CDS encoding ICP22 family protein codes for MIDKDGLDVDVAPTDENGRPHVEVNQLAVEQAFVISTIGPYLPADFEHRADLEALVDEMITAWMDASITLAKLELLARSPAVVGQVFEIDQGCLRRQLERAGRPLSRETADEAEDLLRALAERRRLRAKYLEAQAELVENGGRLVRRVETLYRNTVGARLAAINGFYEALTSTKYYDIPASGSPRLRLEMLPIETGDWQGKQTRVSARVSLVTQNTSQVTYEGVQANGTAGSGSPRLEATHPLGLVVHEVAFSCAEGTSKSCTLKLDRLPKLGFRPRFERNPAQLRRLAAALGLPPQLGVSIAGVDITEQIHGSQLTWKAHAKVRIPRLSGEAEELTLVLFEHGELQPLEQVRSAIQRRVRKVLQTDFCSDLGRQVLSKQIGVQIGDCSAVQLTQQGLKAVVTIRWKLPDSSHTVEVSGTLRIRNNDGEIQADIIEGSIDADALRTALRDELEDHVAALVAALPAETLAEINRLVGVATAEHRAALITDALAFEASGRLTPPRVCAQGKLREADIGWGFCVTPEGKVTWSTLPDVEALLAAIRRLFDPEALLVRSIAHQSCAALEDTTLFGDSLAIISASSSDSAKEAGTPTCRFTAKVANTRTALDGTQVRGAVSWTDGRVRWKTLRLEARNLEEFLDKLVRARLDQFPAKLPFELRDVRIDRGMLAFHVYIDVSELAQAFNAGEVRIDFVNGQIEHQGSLSDLTFSLLAGQLQAALNHHLGGTSLELGDVRIELAAEPVSLSINARDEFTLSVTGDVDFDGVLRVPVELQLLPHIEIANRDHLVQTVLRRLLVGNLANLGLGFLAGADPPIKVVDITPAPDLRHIEIEFDLEFPVWKFKVDLDGLILSTAGLEFPAEIGARIPGYIPAGPFYLARPGFSYNRLTDKFSILTDIIFSPGTEHIAKIDARLTAGYEAVAFALRGTLRLLGVIPLYEVRGDVDFETGRMELVSESVGFIRKLVQSDSKLIVDGYEQTFSQTTSLGVLGLSLTQTELVGAIREGMLKAIDDVNLLVGHANLRVHAKLDSLREWLGAGKIELMYGLKGGGLELSAHAVVLELTAFGVDITIRVPTLSALTPAVLLDAIDQIFDVGSLWDAIKNFDGDIVVDLVGGASGDGEVSARVGEGNATVEASGVTRHPLVERAEGQTSESNEQDSSDYGQRPGPGPSPQPRPVDADDEPPSPFEDSAPVADEGDETDETTEGQPGEDLGFSKEGVPVVLREIPGNDGVHLCQSDSEYCRYYLPPKAAQSLGGAGSHARILADFGVWSPFPNNRICFGQTCLHFELPGAANPVYRRWARPQIDSQGRPHPVFQEPFARALVLLSSKALIVHPTHRPLGYYPNGKFEWFPSGVDKTAGDLTRSVFAAKVGTRTRRKGAAQRRWNSEDSALAVLENWVRDLELTEWHPRHQVMLEVTCASQPTGDALLFLRAKRSPETIRYAIRSAQEFRHIDTVEQKCLKKDALTDGCGRSLVRLWMQTFQYCGDETQPLQMREEILEESLSKPRRYTIGDLEGEEVFARFDHDEGRKADARFLEMATTTIDLHYEGIFNSTIRNPASLYDHLVANGSIGNAEIDLINHSVRTVLKGLPAPRFGRVAACSAKGSGSGPCKYSYAHSRPGITLSKSTPQDSQTGTHRTYRVKEGHVEYDLEVDSTTFRLFGGQRLEDAQGNINDRMDHTRLSGPTRFEAILRFMFSERQRSAHFPQLLWVGPDNSVYFTTNPRSTDKGQTPAMLHIFQPGESTPRRVELVAPFPGHILPGSATPPTSESTSTKSLQPLWTRDSVPKALRRVHGKLVRGLSTDSELPRLSLASMGAEEPTAWLRQNNQMMFVPPEGTIVTTKLALLEKNWATAAKCGLFKPELLRRYRARLDARPQKYKDTPTSRWTDAAIPLLIELVSLSRWRDSMQVHPSFLLAEHHRQNLVCIGNGDN; via the coding sequence GTGATCGACAAGGATGGGCTCGACGTCGACGTGGCTCCAACCGACGAGAACGGCCGTCCACATGTTGAAGTGAATCAACTGGCCGTCGAGCAAGCCTTCGTCATCTCCACTATCGGGCCGTATTTACCCGCTGACTTCGAGCATCGCGCGGACCTCGAAGCCCTCGTCGACGAGATGATCACCGCTTGGATGGACGCGTCGATCACGCTTGCCAAGCTCGAACTGCTCGCCCGCAGTCCGGCAGTGGTCGGACAGGTGTTCGAAATCGACCAAGGGTGCTTGCGACGCCAGCTCGAACGCGCCGGTCGACCTCTGTCCCGCGAGACCGCCGACGAGGCCGAAGACCTGCTGCGCGCCCTCGCCGAACGGCGTAGACTGCGCGCCAAGTACCTCGAAGCACAAGCAGAACTCGTCGAGAACGGCGGGCGCTTGGTTCGCCGAGTGGAGACACTCTACCGAAACACGGTGGGAGCTCGCCTCGCGGCCATCAACGGGTTCTATGAAGCCCTCACGTCGACCAAGTACTACGACATCCCCGCCAGCGGCAGCCCTCGGCTGCGGTTGGAGATGCTCCCGATCGAGACTGGTGACTGGCAAGGAAAGCAAACTCGCGTGAGCGCGCGGGTGAGTCTCGTCACACAGAACACGAGCCAAGTGACCTACGAGGGAGTCCAAGCGAACGGAACAGCCGGGTCGGGTAGCCCCCGCCTGGAGGCGACCCACCCCCTCGGACTGGTCGTTCACGAGGTCGCCTTTTCGTGCGCCGAGGGCACATCCAAGAGTTGTACGCTCAAACTAGATCGCTTGCCAAAGCTCGGCTTTCGGCCCCGATTCGAGCGCAACCCGGCTCAGCTTCGCCGGTTGGCGGCGGCTCTGGGGCTGCCGCCCCAGTTGGGAGTGTCCATCGCCGGAGTGGACATCACCGAGCAAATTCACGGCTCGCAACTAACCTGGAAGGCCCATGCCAAGGTGCGCATCCCGCGCCTGAGCGGAGAAGCCGAGGAGTTGACCTTGGTACTCTTCGAGCACGGTGAGTTGCAGCCACTCGAGCAGGTTCGAAGCGCCATCCAACGCCGCGTTCGTAAGGTTTTGCAGACTGACTTTTGCTCCGATCTCGGGCGTCAAGTCCTCTCGAAGCAGATCGGCGTCCAGATCGGCGACTGTTCGGCGGTGCAGTTGACCCAACAGGGGCTGAAAGCTGTAGTCACCATTCGCTGGAAGCTGCCCGACTCATCACACACGGTCGAAGTTTCAGGAACGTTGCGGATCCGCAACAACGACGGAGAAATCCAGGCGGATATCATCGAGGGAAGTATCGACGCCGATGCCCTCCGCACCGCTTTACGCGACGAACTCGAAGACCACGTCGCCGCCCTTGTCGCGGCACTACCGGCCGAGACCCTTGCCGAGATCAACCGACTGGTGGGCGTAGCGACCGCCGAGCATCGCGCGGCCCTGATCACCGACGCGCTTGCATTCGAGGCGTCCGGTCGCCTCACGCCGCCCAGGGTGTGCGCCCAGGGCAAGCTGCGCGAGGCCGACATCGGATGGGGATTCTGCGTGACGCCCGAGGGCAAGGTCACCTGGAGCACGCTGCCCGATGTGGAAGCACTCCTCGCCGCCATCCGCCGCCTCTTCGACCCCGAAGCGCTGCTGGTGCGCTCCATCGCCCACCAGAGTTGCGCAGCACTCGAAGATACCACCTTGTTCGGCGACAGCCTCGCCATCATCAGCGCGTCTTCGTCCGACTCCGCCAAAGAAGCGGGCACCCCAACTTGTCGGTTCACCGCAAAGGTGGCGAACACGCGCACCGCGCTCGACGGCACGCAGGTTCGAGGCGCGGTGAGTTGGACAGACGGTCGAGTGCGCTGGAAGACCCTGCGCCTCGAAGCACGCAACCTCGAGGAATTCCTCGACAAGCTCGTCCGCGCACGCCTCGACCAGTTCCCCGCCAAGCTGCCATTCGAACTGCGCGACGTTCGCATCGACCGCGGTATGCTGGCGTTTCACGTCTACATCGATGTCTCGGAGTTGGCCCAAGCGTTCAACGCCGGCGAGGTGCGCATCGATTTTGTAAACGGACAGATCGAGCACCAAGGCTCGTTGAGCGACCTCACCTTCAGCTTGCTCGCGGGGCAACTGCAAGCGGCGCTCAACCATCATCTGGGAGGCACCAGCCTCGAACTGGGCGATGTACGCATCGAACTGGCAGCCGAACCCGTCTCTCTGAGCATCAACGCACGAGACGAGTTCACGCTCTCGGTGACCGGTGATGTCGACTTCGACGGCGTGTTGCGCGTGCCCGTCGAGCTCCAATTGCTGCCACACATCGAGATTGCCAACCGTGATCACTTGGTCCAGACCGTGCTTCGGCGCCTGCTCGTCGGCAACCTCGCAAACCTCGGGCTCGGTTTTCTGGCCGGAGCAGATCCACCGATCAAGGTAGTCGACATCACCCCCGCCCCCGACCTGCGCCACATCGAAATCGAGTTCGATCTCGAGTTTCCCGTGTGGAAATTCAAGGTCGACCTGGACGGCCTCATTTTGAGCACGGCCGGACTGGAGTTTCCCGCCGAAATCGGCGCGCGTATTCCGGGCTATATCCCCGCCGGGCCGTTTTATCTGGCGCGGCCTGGCTTCTCGTACAACCGATTGACCGACAAGTTCTCGATCCTGACCGACATCATCTTCTCGCCGGGCACCGAGCACATCGCCAAGATCGACGCGCGCCTGACCGCCGGCTACGAGGCGGTCGCCTTTGCCCTACGTGGCACGCTGCGCCTGCTGGGGGTCATCCCGCTGTATGAGGTACGCGGCGACGTCGATTTCGAAACGGGTCGCATGGAGTTGGTCAGCGAGTCGGTGGGCTTTATCCGCAAGTTGGTGCAGTCCGACTCCAAGCTCATTGTCGACGGCTACGAGCAGACGTTCAGCCAAACCACTTCGCTGGGGGTGCTCGGCCTTTCGCTGACCCAAACGGAACTGGTCGGCGCGATTCGCGAAGGCATGTTGAAAGCCATCGACGATGTCAACCTTCTGGTCGGCCACGCCAACCTGCGTGTTCACGCCAAGCTCGACTCTTTGCGCGAGTGGCTCGGCGCGGGCAAAATCGAGCTGATGTACGGGCTGAAAGGAGGAGGGTTGGAGCTCTCGGCGCACGCCGTGGTGCTAGAGCTCACCGCGTTCGGTGTTGACATCACCATCCGCGTACCCACGCTCTCGGCGCTCACTCCAGCTGTGCTACTCGATGCAATCGACCAAATCTTCGACGTCGGCTCCCTCTGGGATGCAATCAAGAACTTCGACGGCGACATCGTCGTCGATCTCGTCGGCGGCGCCTCGGGCGACGGCGAAGTCTCGGCCCGGGTCGGCGAAGGCAATGCGACGGTCGAGGCCTCAGGTGTCACTCGCCACCCCCTCGTCGAGCGCGCTGAGGGCCAGACGAGCGAGTCGAACGAACAAGACTCGTCGGACTACGGGCAGCGTCCGGGACCAGGACCGTCCCCTCAGCCTCGCCCCGTCGACGCGGACGACGAACCGCCCTCTCCGTTCGAAGACTCGGCGCCGGTTGCAGACGAGGGTGACGAAACCGATGAAACCACTGAGGGGCAACCGGGCGAGGATCTCGGTTTTTCCAAAGAGGGAGTGCCTGTGGTGCTACGCGAGATCCCGGGCAACGACGGAGTCCATCTCTGTCAATCCGATAGCGAGTACTGTCGGTATTACTTGCCGCCCAAGGCCGCCCAAAGCCTCGGTGGAGCCGGGAGCCATGCACGCATTCTGGCCGACTTCGGCGTTTGGAGCCCCTTTCCGAACAATCGCATCTGTTTCGGGCAAACGTGCCTGCACTTCGAGCTCCCCGGTGCAGCCAACCCGGTGTACCGACGCTGGGCGCGTCCCCAAATAGATTCCCAGGGGCGACCCCATCCGGTGTTCCAGGAGCCCTTTGCGCGAGCCCTGGTCCTACTCAGCTCGAAAGCGTTGATCGTCCACCCGACTCATCGACCGCTCGGCTACTACCCCAACGGAAAGTTCGAGTGGTTCCCCTCTGGAGTCGACAAGACGGCCGGCGACCTGACGCGGTCCGTCTTCGCCGCCAAGGTCGGCACGAGAACCCGGAGAAAAGGCGCTGCTCAGCGACGATGGAACAGCGAGGATTCCGCCCTGGCGGTGCTCGAGAACTGGGTGCGCGACCTCGAACTGACCGAGTGGCACCCGCGCCATCAAGTCATGCTCGAAGTCACCTGCGCGAGCCAACCGACCGGAGATGCCCTGTTGTTCCTGCGCGCCAAGCGGTCCCCCGAGACCATTCGCTACGCGATCAGGTCCGCTCAAGAATTCCGCCACATCGATACCGTCGAGCAAAAGTGCTTGAAGAAAGATGCACTTACCGACGGCTGCGGGCGTTCTCTGGTGCGGTTGTGGATGCAGACGTTTCAGTACTGCGGCGATGAGACACAACCCCTGCAGATGCGCGAAGAGATCCTCGAGGAGTCGCTCTCGAAGCCTCGCCGCTACACCATCGGAGATCTTGAGGGAGAGGAGGTCTTTGCTCGGTTCGACCACGATGAGGGCCGCAAGGCAGACGCAAGATTCCTCGAGATGGCCACTACCACCATCGACCTGCACTACGAAGGGATCTTCAACTCGACGATCCGCAACCCGGCTTCGCTTTATGACCATCTGGTCGCCAATGGGAGCATCGGCAATGCGGAGATCGACCTGATCAACCACTCGGTCAGGACAGTGTTGAAAGGACTTCCAGCGCCGCGATTCGGCCGCGTCGCCGCCTGTTCGGCCAAGGGCTCGGGCAGCGGGCCGTGCAAGTACAGCTACGCGCATTCACGCCCCGGGATCACACTGAGCAAATCAACCCCGCAGGACTCCCAGACGGGCACACACCGCACCTACCGAGTCAAAGAGGGCCACGTCGAGTACGACTTGGAAGTCGACTCCACGACCTTCCGCCTCTTTGGCGGCCAACGTCTCGAGGACGCCCAGGGGAATATCAACGACCGGATGGACCACACGAGGCTCTCCGGGCCAACGCGCTTCGAGGCAATCTTACGGTTCATGTTTTCGGAGCGACAGCGTTCCGCCCACTTCCCTCAACTGCTCTGGGTCGGCCCCGACAACAGTGTGTACTTCACGACGAACCCTCGCAGCACCGACAAAGGCCAGACGCCCGCGATGCTCCACATCTTCCAGCCCGGAGAGAGTACTCCGCGACGCGTCGAGTTGGTGGCCCCCTTCCCCGGTCATATCTTGCCTGGGAGCGCAACTCCACCAACAAGCGAATCGACCTCCACTAAGTCACTCCAACCACTCTGGACGCGCGACAGTGTCCCGAAAGCACTGCGTCGGGTCCACGGCAAGCTCGTAAGAGGGCTGTCGACCGACAGCGAACTGCCTCGCCTGAGCTTGGCATCCATGGGCGCTGAAGAGCCCACCGCTTGGCTGCGCCAAAACAACCAGATGATGTTCGTGCCTCCCGAAGGCACGATCGTGACCACCAAGCTGGCACTGTTGGAGAAGAATTGGGCCACCGCCGCCAAGTGCGGCCTCTTCAAGCCCGAGCTCCTGCGCCGCTACCGCGCGCGACTCGACGCACGGCCCCAGAAGTACAAAGACACGCCTACCAGCCGCTGGACGGACGCGGCGATCCCGCTGCTCATCGAGCTTGTCTCGTTGAGTCGCTGGCGAGACTCGATGCAAGTCCACCCGTCGTTCCTTCTCGCCGAACACCACCGCCAGAACCTTGTCTGTATCGGCAACGGAGATAACTAG
- a CDS encoding Rossmann-fold NAD(P)-binding domain-containing protein — protein MTPPNHLLIIGGTGMLAAASKHLVELAHRATLVARGRDGLERIAQSGEARTLAVDYHHTDTLINELRAARREHGPFDLVLLWIHSTAEPTFDAVVDLLGEQVEACRVFDVRGSASTDPTSEVDRRREYANERVDYRRVVLGYVHEQGVSRWLTHDEICTGVLQAIANGAEEWVVGKVRPRGARP, from the coding sequence ATGACACCTCCCAACCACCTCCTCATCATCGGCGGCACCGGCATGCTCGCCGCCGCCAGCAAACACCTCGTCGAACTCGCCCACCGGGCGACCCTGGTCGCCCGCGGCCGCGACGGCCTCGAGCGCATCGCCCAGAGCGGCGAGGCTCGCACACTCGCGGTCGACTACCACCACACCGACACGCTTATCAACGAGCTGCGCGCTGCGCGCCGGGAGCACGGCCCGTTCGACCTTGTATTGCTGTGGATACACTCGACCGCCGAGCCCACCTTCGACGCGGTTGTCGATTTGCTCGGCGAGCAGGTCGAGGCGTGTCGGGTTTTCGACGTGCGCGGCTCGGCGAGCACCGATCCGACGAGTGAGGTCGACCGGCGACGTGAGTATGCCAACGAGCGCGTCGATTATCGACGCGTGGTGTTGGGGTACGTGCACGAGCAGGGCGTGTCGCGTTGGCTGACCCACGACGAGATCTGTACGGGGGTGCTGCAGGCGATTGCAAACGGAGCTGAGGAGTGGGTGGTCGGCAAGGTGCGGCCGAGGGGGGCGCGGCCGTGA
- a CDS encoding phosphorylase family protein: MTLYGELQRADWLRLKSLEPADVPDVLILHGEWGLAGALERWRSAFAGEVCDTEWNALLGTHAGVDVMVAGVFGSPMAAFVAHPLCQMGTQLVVQTGYFGGLSPTVDYGDVLLVTHADCHDGVAPSYVSCPPDGYAAEPGLLARMRRICTRKELPFAQGKVISTDAVLTEDLAKIRRWQERGFVGVDMETATTFSVAHAYGSQAVAILNLSDHLDRGDSFFEYTDERRQLEANTDMAIRDVILEFIEESFSS; encoded by the coding sequence ATGACTCTTTACGGTGAGCTACAGCGCGCTGACTGGCTGCGGCTGAAGTCTTTGGAGCCTGCAGACGTTCCCGATGTTCTCATCCTTCACGGGGAGTGGGGCTTGGCCGGCGCACTCGAGCGGTGGCGCTCGGCGTTCGCCGGTGAGGTGTGCGACACCGAGTGGAACGCGCTTTTGGGCACCCACGCCGGCGTCGACGTCATGGTCGCCGGCGTCTTTGGCAGCCCTATGGCGGCCTTTGTCGCCCACCCGCTGTGCCAGATGGGGACCCAGCTGGTCGTGCAGACCGGCTACTTTGGCGGATTGTCGCCCACCGTCGACTACGGAGACGTGTTGCTGGTCACCCACGCCGACTGTCATGACGGTGTGGCCCCCAGCTACGTGTCGTGTCCGCCAGATGGTTACGCGGCCGAACCGGGCTTGCTCGCGCGGATGCGCCGTATTTGCACCCGCAAAGAGCTGCCATTCGCCCAGGGCAAGGTCATCAGTACCGATGCGGTGTTGACAGAAGATCTTGCCAAGATCCGTCGGTGGCAAGAGCGCGGATTTGTCGGCGTCGACATGGAAACGGCGACCACCTTCTCGGTCGCGCATGCCTACGGCTCTCAGGCCGTGGCCATACTCAACCTCTCCGATCATCTGGATCGGGGCGACAGCTTCTTCGAGTACACCGACGAACGCCGCCAGCTTGAGGCCAACACCGACATGGCCATCCGAGACGTCATCCTCGAGTTCATCGAGGAGAGCTTCTCGAGTTGA
- a CDS encoding MotA/TolQ/ExbB proton channel family protein, producing MKDNESNYIDRLRRFLLPRRLAFYSVVWLLLALFVVPFAYDRGARLYTASVEYAYQRLNVAISQAPVLTTVIEKDPTIQGGPNGQAKPMTRELLWQIWQLLGIIENDVAPGDIDPKFRSAHGIGGSNDSGENPGVKTDVPGVELLVRLAAKVGRDGPLDEQEIAAAKRHLVQLVARAPYALDDYTECIASEDLWRSSPGEPLPKGHVDDYSGPLSLSQWQKVYDTAAPFSFSEVTAFLQASSDKIEHEPACQYPAGPSQAYRVPWRAEAYWGTSYPDRSVLDTLFEHFSVQEHYTAQAVDDEEILEERRQLTEYARQLLVLIEEDAEVTKSRYHVSIVFGPEQWVMWIFLCLIGYLLLAHLLTVVSCSGILAALRRQPDDPLVTGMPSDEKVKSSVRGQLWPIRWLIAALPSVGFIGTVRGMSGALADADAIVKARTAVEQAFAISNVASTLALAFTTTLVALVFALIASLAYELVMAAERMVFESRWFEWKPCNETDDAAVETADASHEEAPAAEGTLASVESESQDDDSKAEEEA from the coding sequence ATGAAAGACAACGAATCCAACTATATCGATCGCTTGCGCCGGTTTCTGCTCCCACGCCGTCTCGCCTTCTACTCGGTGGTCTGGCTGCTCTTGGCTCTCTTTGTCGTCCCGTTTGCCTACGACCGCGGCGCGCGCCTCTACACCGCCAGCGTCGAGTATGCCTACCAACGTTTGAACGTGGCCATCAGCCAGGCGCCGGTGTTGACCACCGTCATCGAGAAAGACCCCACGATTCAAGGCGGCCCCAACGGCCAGGCTAAGCCGATGACCCGAGAGCTGCTTTGGCAGATCTGGCAACTGCTGGGCATCATCGAAAACGACGTCGCCCCCGGTGATATCGACCCGAAATTCCGCTCGGCACACGGCATTGGCGGCTCGAACGATTCGGGCGAAAACCCCGGCGTGAAGACGGATGTCCCCGGGGTGGAGCTGTTGGTCCGTTTGGCTGCCAAGGTGGGGAGGGATGGCCCGCTCGACGAGCAAGAGATTGCCGCCGCCAAGCGCCACCTCGTCCAACTGGTGGCTCGCGCCCCCTACGCGCTCGACGACTACACCGAGTGCATCGCCAGCGAGGATTTGTGGAGGAGCTCACCCGGCGAGCCCCTCCCGAAAGGCCATGTCGACGACTACAGTGGTCCGCTGTCGCTCTCCCAATGGCAGAAGGTCTACGACACGGCCGCCCCTTTCAGCTTCTCCGAGGTGACCGCCTTTTTGCAGGCCTCCTCCGATAAGATCGAGCACGAGCCCGCCTGCCAATATCCCGCCGGCCCCAGCCAGGCCTACCGGGTCCCCTGGCGAGCTGAGGCTTACTGGGGCACCTCCTATCCGGACCGAAGCGTGTTGGACACTCTCTTCGAACACTTTAGCGTCCAAGAGCACTACACGGCCCAAGCGGTCGACGACGAAGAGATCTTGGAAGAGCGCCGACAGCTCACCGAGTACGCCCGACAACTGTTGGTGCTCATCGAAGAGGACGCCGAGGTCACCAAGAGCCGCTACCACGTGAGCATCGTCTTCGGCCCCGAGCAGTGGGTCATGTGGATCTTTCTGTGTCTGATCGGCTATCTACTGCTCGCCCACCTGCTCACGGTGGTGTCGTGCTCGGGCATACTCGCCGCCCTGCGCCGACAACCCGACGATCCTCTCGTGACCGGCATGCCCTCTGATGAAAAGGTCAAGTCCTCGGTGCGCGGTCAGCTATGGCCGATTCGCTGGCTTATCGCCGCGCTGCCCTCGGTGGGCTTTATCGGAACTGTGCGTGGCATGAGCGGAGCGCTGGCCGACGCCGACGCGATCGTCAAGGCGCGCACCGCCGTCGAGCAGGCCTTTGCCATCTCGAACGTCGCCTCCACGCTGGCGCTCGCGTTTACGACCACGCTGGTCGCCCTGGTTTTCGCGCTCATCGCTTCCCTCGCCTACGAGCTAGTCATGGCCGCCGAGCGCATGGTGTTCGAATCTCGCTGGTTTGAGTGGAAACCATGCAACGAGACTGACGACGCAGCCGTCGAGACCGCCGACGCCTCCCACGAAGAGGCACCCGCTGCCGAGGGCACCCTCGCCAGCGTCGAATCGGAGAGCCAAGACGACGATTCGAAGGCCGAGGAAGAAGCATGA
- a CDS encoding AgmX/PglI C-terminal domain-containing protein, translating to MKSGIILIAAAAATLACACTTVETATVDYREGGKMAVYDFAIDDGHTLHGPYRYWSAEGQLLTDGHYEDGLRHGAWTEWYQNGQKRFEGRYAHGERVGKFTHWRSDGQRTQVVDYRDGKSAPVELYTYVRDTSSDGGAGKISDDALTKAIRSFINRIQSCYEKSGLRYDQSIGGKIAFTITVDVTGHATEVVHKSWLDHQPTETCMVDVFYHATYPKPRGGEVTFTKTFVLEGRAD from the coding sequence GCCGCCGCAGCCACGCTGGCCTGCGCCTGCACCACCGTCGAAACCGCCACCGTCGACTACCGCGAAGGCGGCAAGATGGCCGTCTACGACTTCGCCATCGACGACGGCCACACCCTTCACGGCCCGTATCGATACTGGTCGGCCGAAGGCCAACTGCTCACCGACGGCCACTACGAAGACGGCTTGCGCCACGGCGCCTGGACCGAGTGGTACCAGAACGGCCAGAAGCGCTTCGAGGGCCGCTACGCCCACGGCGAGCGCGTCGGCAAATTCACCCACTGGCGCTCCGACGGCCAGCGCACGCAGGTGGTCGACTATCGGGACGGCAAGTCTGCCCCCGTCGAACTCTACACCTACGTTCGCGACACAAGTTCGGATGGCGGTGCCGGGAAAATCAGCGACGACGCGCTGACAAAGGCCATCCGCAGCTTCATAAACCGCATCCAGAGCTGCTACGAGAAGAGCGGACTGCGCTACGACCAGAGCATCGGCGGCAAGATCGCCTTCACGATCACCGTCGACGTCACCGGTCACGCTACCGAGGTCGTACATAAATCGTGGCTCGACCACCAACCCACCGAAACGTGTATGGTGGACGTGTTCTATCACGCCACCTACCCCAAGCCCCGGGGCGGCGAGGTCACATTCACGAAGACGTTCGTGTTAGAGGGCCGTGCGGACTGA
- a CDS encoding class I SAM-dependent methyltransferase codes for MSPNSQRPLAEAVFEGFQRTSAAELFVRCEHRSPRLDAPRLTEQLSADYGVEAVADPAELPRAARADDSQPRVFAVAPEVMDAPVFGQLLAQRCDGRRPLLLAADSSMEASQMAATLGPLSLRRLWCRDLSEAPDDTVRFVAGEPKPARQIVRETPLQQQTRDQLMAFFSRPIRRMPLQKLSDMRPLEFLAYLGDPNAAPGGGSSVQRLSQRLLDLGLAPDSRILDVGCFTGLSSMVLGRNFDHVLGIDNDAEFISMANLLAGQQESAATFARFDVTDLPFDDNSYDGFVLTATLGYSPEPERIIEEGRRVLRRGGYMVEFLYDYRDVPAHLVRTLQESISAHIRVASLAEQLRLFEQRGLNLVSAERLPSLEAHTDDVENLVTSIVERERQRNFHIYTKHDWAGFEELVRTRACPIDLGEKRPSVYLCIFQKP; via the coding sequence ATGAGCCCGAACTCCCAACGACCTCTCGCCGAGGCTGTCTTCGAAGGCTTCCAACGCACCTCGGCCGCCGAGCTCTTCGTGCGGTGCGAGCACCGCTCGCCTCGGCTCGACGCCCCGCGCCTCACCGAGCAACTGTCTGCAGACTATGGCGTCGAAGCGGTGGCCGACCCGGCCGAGCTGCCGCGCGCTGCGCGCGCCGACGACTCGCAGCCTCGCGTCTTCGCCGTGGCGCCGGAGGTGATGGACGCTCCCGTCTTTGGCCAACTCCTCGCCCAGCGCTGCGACGGCCGTCGTCCCCTGCTGCTTGCCGCTGATTCGTCGATGGAGGCATCGCAGATGGCCGCCACGCTCGGCCCCCTGTCGCTGCGCAGGCTCTGGTGTCGCGACTTGTCCGAGGCGCCCGACGACACGGTGCGCTTCGTGGCCGGCGAGCCGAAACCCGCGCGCCAAATCGTGCGAGAAACGCCGCTGCAGCAGCAGACGCGCGATCAACTGATGGCCTTCTTTAGCCGGCCCATCAGGCGGATGCCACTGCAGAAACTGTCCGATATGCGTCCCTTGGAATTCCTCGCCTACCTGGGCGATCCGAACGCCGCCCCCGGAGGCGGCAGCAGTGTCCAGCGGCTGAGCCAACGCCTGTTGGACCTGGGGTTGGCGCCGGACTCGAGGATCTTGGATGTGGGGTGCTTTACCGGCCTGTCTTCAATGGTGCTCGGTCGCAACTTCGATCACGTTCTCGGCATCGACAACGACGCCGAGTTCATTTCGATGGCCAATTTGCTCGCCGGCCAACAAGAATCGGCGGCCACCTTCGCGAGGTTCGATGTCACCGACCTGCCTTTCGACGACAACTCCTACGACGGCTTCGTCTTGACGGCCACCTTGGGCTACTCCCCCGAGCCCGAAAGGATCATCGAGGAGGGGAGGCGCGTGCTTCGGCGCGGCGGGTATATGGTCGAATTCTTGTACGATTACCGCGACGTGCCCGCTCATCTGGTCCGTACACTCCAAGAATCCATCTCCGCTCATATTCGGGTGGCCTCCCTGGCCGAGCAGTTGCGCCTCTTCGAGCAGCGCGGGTTGAACCTCGTCTCGGCCGAGCGCTTGCCGTCGCTCGAGGCACATACCGACGACGTCGAAAACCTGGTCACCTCGATCGTCGAGCGAGAAAGGCAGCGCAATTTCCACATCTATACCAAGCACGACTGGGCGGGTTTCGAGGAGCTAGTTCGCACCCGGGCCTGCCCGATCGATCTGGGCGAAAAAAGGCCCTCAGTCTACCTGTGCATCTTTCAGAAACCATGA